The genome window ATCTCTTCTTTTCTCAGCGGCTTTTCTATCAGCCAGAAGGCTTCATAGTAGCCCCTGCTCTGCGTGAAGATAGACCTTTGGGCGTTCAGTCCGAAGATGGCGTGCACGTAAAGTTCCGGCTTATTGTAAAGGCTTGTATGATAATTGAGGATGGCCTTTTCTTTCTCAGCGACAACGGAGACAATATCAATAAGGTGCGTAAACCTTACCGTCGAATAGACCTCATAAAATGCCAGTTTGAAACCACTGCGACCTTCAAGAAGACCGAGGGCGATCTTCGATGCTGCGATATGGTCCTGATGGAAGTCAAGAGGCGAGGGTGCGAGGATGATGTCGGGTTCTTTTTCAGCGATCAGGCCGGAGAGCTCCCGGGAGATCCCATCGGCATGGCTGCCGACCTCACCATCGGGGAAACCAAGAAATACCGGTTCTTCGCACCCGAGCATCTTCGATGCCCTACGTCCCTCTTCCCTTCGTTTTTCCCCAACCGTGGCAGAAGGTTCTCCGTTCAGTCTTTCCCCGTCGGTGAGAAACACTACGGTAGACGATGCCCCTTTCCTGTTCAGGAGCATGATAGTCCCTGAACAACCCAGGGCCTCATCGTCGGGATGGGGCGCAAGGATGAGAAGATTGTTGCATTCAGGGAAATGTGAATCCATAGTACTTCACCTCTCATCACGGCGATCATCAATAAAAGACATCAGCATAAATGTACCATAAAGAAAGGCTGAAATATGTTATAGTATAACCGAAAATCTGCGTATGCATTTCTGAAAAATAACATCCCGGAATGTTTGCACGCTTCTCAAAAGAGATACTTCGTTCGCCTGTTGAGATCATCAGAAACCTCTACACATACCGGCATATCCTCTCCCAGATGGTGATACGGGAGATTAAGGGCAGATTCGTGGGATCTGTTGGTGGACTTTTCTGGCATTTCATCCATCCCGTCGTCATGATGGTTATCTACCTCTTCGTATTTGTCTATATCTTCAAGCTTAGAGTCGGCACAGGCGGAGGCGCCGGGGCTTCGGCAATCTACCTCCTTGCCGGCCTCTTCCCATGGATCATTCTTGCCGAAGGGCTGTTACGGGGGACTTCTTCTCTCATAGAGAATGCGAACCTCATCCAGAAGACCTCCTTCCCAACGGAAATTCTGACGACGAAGGCCGTACTCGCGCCTCTCTTGAGTTACGGGATTGCGATTATCCTGCTCATGGCCTATAAGAGTATCACGAGCGGGTTTTATACGATCTTTCTTGTCCTCCCTCTCATCCTGCTTCTCCAGGTCTTCTTTACCCTGGGGATATCCTTTATCAGCGCGACCATGACAGTTTTCTTCAGGGATGTTATGCAGCTTGTGCAGCTCGGCATCAGTTTCTGGATTTATGTAACGCCCATACTCTATCCCGTGAGCATGCTGCCTCCATGGGCCCAACAGGCCATGTATATCAATCCCCTCTATCCTTTTATGTCGGTTTATCAGTCCCTGCTCCTTCAGGGGACCACGGGAGCATCGCATATGTTCCTCCTCTCTTCTGCCTGGGCCCTGATCTTCTTTATTTTCGGCTCCTTCATCTTCGGCAAACTGAAGAACGAATTTGCAGACTGGCTATGACCGTTCGGCCTGCGTCTTTCGGAGCAAGGAGGCAACGGCTGCAGCAGGGGTTAAGACTCCAAAAGAGCTATAAAGTGCCACTCCGGTTTCAGGAGATATCGTATGATCGGAAGGTGGTTATAGAGATCGATTCGGGTCTCGATCTTCCTTAATGTCAGGCCGCACGAGCGGTAAAGTTCATCAAAGGTCTCGCGAGTGAAATAATGCTCAGGCAGTGCCACTCCGTAACTCCAGTTGCCGAAGAAATCCATCGCCTGCAGCACCCTCCTCGAGTAGAGGGACTGCTCGAAGTGGTCTTTGATAAGAATCGCACTGCCGACTCGCGAGGCTTCCTTCAACAAGGAGGGAATGTCGCCCTTGACGTGGTGGAGTACATCACAAAAGAAAACAACGTCTATTGACTTGTCGCCAAAGGGGATACGCTCACCGTCGTACTTTTGATACCTCATCCACTCCCTGCTCTCCTCCAGATCGGGCGGCAGGTCGTAAAGGTCTATGCAATGCCATAGTGTCCTCGCATTGAGTCTATTGATCCCCTGGGAAATCTTCATGTCCCCGCAGCCCACATCGAGACATCTGATCTCCCTTGAGTCTCCGAACTTTTCGTTTATGAGGGCATGAATCCTCTGAGCAAGAATGTCGACCCGACGGTTGTGTGAAAGCAGCTGGTGAAGCCTGATCAGAAAGGTCCTGACGGGGCCCTTTTTATCCGAGGCGATCGGGGAACTCATTTTCTTCCGGCAGCGTCTGCCTCGTGCCCTTCGTCTTCAAAAACAAGACAGAAAGCATGAATCCGTTGTATATCCCTTGCACCGACAGGGCAACCATCGTGAGGGAAGGGACCAGGTGTCGCATCGTCGTCCGGTAGTCAAGTCCTGAGAAACCACTGTTGTACCATTCCCAGAGCGTGTAGAGGAACCCCGCTGTCCCCAGGACGCCCGTAGCCGTCGATGCCACAAGAAGTCGTTCGAGGGTCAGTCGTCTCACAAGCCTGTCGAAACGCTCGTCATAGGGCAGGATGCCAGAGATGAAAGAGTACAGCTTTGCGAATATGCCCGTAAAGACCATTTGCGCTCCGGCGAGGAGCACAAAAGCCATGACGAGAAGGGAGTGTACGTCCAGTTCGGCCCTTCCAATATGGAGTGTCCCCTGGGTCAGGACCGCCTCTCCCAGCAGACCCATAAAGAAAAGAATGAAACCCGGCACAAAAAAAAGCCATTTCGGCGAATGGAGCAGCATGAACCGGAGGTGCCTCCACCCGTCGCGCCAACGCCTCAGATGAGGCCTCCTCGCCCTGCCGTCTTTGTAAAGCGTTATGGGAACTTCCGTCATCCTTAGTCCGGCCAGGCTCGCCTTGATGATCATTTCCGAGGCCCACTCCATCCCCGTCGTCACGATATTCAGAGAGAGTATCTTGTCCCTTCTGAAGGCCCGCATGCCGCAATGAAAGTCGCTCAGGGAGATATCGAAGAAGAGCCTGCCGATGAACGTAAGCAGTGGATTCCCTATATACCTGTTGAGATCGGGCATAGCCTTGGGCATAATCCTGCCTTTCAGTCTCGTGCCCATGCAGACATCATAGCCGTTGCGCAGCCTCTCGATCATCGGCATGCCCTCGTCGAAATGGTAGCTGTCATCGCTGTCGCCCATCAGGACGAAGTCTCCTTCAGCGTTCTCGATGCCGAACTGAAGGGCCGCTCCATACCCCTTGGTCGCACACTGTATTACTCGAGCGCCCAGAGAGAGGGCTATCTCCCGGCTGCTATCACTCGATCCGTTGTCCGAAACGAGGATCTCTCCCTCCAGGCGATTTTCCTCGAGGAGCTTTTCGGCCCGCTTTATACACATGCCGATTGTCTCTGCCTCGTTCAGGCACGGCATCAGAATGGTCAATTCTTTCATTGCAGCGTCTCCCTGTTCCGCAATTCGAACTTAGTGTAACGGATGATGATCAAGAAACACAATAAAAACGGCAGGGTATGTCTTCGGAGAGATTTTGCAAACCGATGTATGATAGGATGTATGACACATATTCCGCAGGAATGCTCACGAGTGAAACCGGTTTGTCCCATACTATGCTGAAGAAAACATGCCTGTCTCTGACTCCGGAAAAGGTCTTCCTCCTTTTGGGCATCACCTATGGAATACTGTTCTTGTTTGTAGTCCCGCCGTTTGTGGTCCCTGACGAGCCCAACCATTTTTATCGTGCCTATCAGATGTCCGAGGGCCGTTTCGTTGCGGAAAAGCGACTTCCCGCTGTCCTCAACCCCGATCAGCGGGCTGAGAGACAAAGGGATGCCAGGGAAATGAGAAGCTTGTTCATGAAGGCAGAAGTAGAAGCGGTGATGAAGAAGTTTTACAGTCTGAAAGATATAGGGGGCATTGGCGGCTTGTTGCCGGAAAGTCTGCTAAGTACCACAAACGCGTTCCTGAGACTCTTACATCCACAAAACACGCAGGACCCTCGGGACATGCTTCTACTCCTTACACTCCCTCTCGACAAGAATAAGAGGACCTTCCTCCATTTCCCGAACACGGCAGTATACTCACCGGTACCCTACCTCCCTCAGGCCTTCGGAATTGCCATCGGAAGGATCTCAGGTCTTTCTCCCCTTGCGCTCATGTATCTCGGAAGAATATCCAACTTCTTGGCATGGCTCCTTCTCATGTACCTTTCAATCAAGTGCATGCCTATCGGCAAGTGGGCGCTTTTCTTGCTCTCCCTATCTCCTGTCACTCTCTGCGAGGCGACTTCATTGTCGGCAGACGGCTTTACCGTTGGTATCGCTTTTTTGACGACCTCTCTTTTCGTGAGAACTGCCTTTGATGGGTCAGAGACCCGCGCAAAGGTGTCCCTGATCTTCGCGGCCTCTCTGGTACTTGCACTCTCAAAACAGGCCTATTTCCTCATGCCTCTCCTTTTCCTGCTCATCCCGTTGGAGAAGATCGGGTCATGGAAGAGATACCTTGTGACCTTCCTGCTCCTGATCATTCTGAGCTTTTCCGTTGTAATGATATGGACCTGGAAGGCGGACATTCATGAGGACATCTATACAATATATGGCTTTCTTCTGCCTGATCTGTCGGCCAAGAAACAAATGTCTTTTATTCTTAAGCAGCCCCTCGAATATTGTAGAATACTATCGAAAACCTTCATGCAGAACGGCGGAACGTATATGAAATCCTTTATCGGCTCTGAGTCCGAATTGCTGGCAGTCTGTTATTTTGTCATGCTGCTTCTTGCCATGCGGTCGGAGGCTTCGGAAAGGATCGTAATCTCTCTGAAGCAGAGGATCGTAATTTTTGCGGTTTTGTGCCTCAACGTACTGGTCGTCGTGACGTTGGCTTACATAGGATGGACCTCGGTGGGAAACGAAACGATTAGCGGTGTCCAGGGCAGATACTTCATCCCCCTGTCTCCCCTTCTCGCCATCCTGCTTTACAGGAGGAAGGGCTTCTTCCCCGTGAACAGGACCCTCCTTGGCCTGACTGCCGCCGTCTTTTCGGCATGTTCGCTATCATTGACACTGTACGCCGTTCTTAAGAGGTTCTATGTCTGACGCCTCTCATATGATATTCAAGATGCTCCTCTCCAAGAACCTGCGGGGTCGCCGTGATAGCGCTTGAGACAAGAAACCTTACCAAGAGTTACCGGATCTATCAATCTCCCGCAGACAGGTTGAAAGAGATCATTTCGAGAAGACCTCACCATACTGTTTTTGAGGCCCTCGATGGTATTAGTTTCACCGTTCTTCAGGGAGAGACGCTTGGGATCATCGGGGAGAATGGGGCGGGGAAGAGCACACTCCTCAAGGTCCTTGCCAGGACACTGAAGCCGACCTCAGGAAGCCTCACGGTGAACGGAAGGACAGCCGCCCTCCTTGAACTCGGTGCAGGCTTCAATCCCGAACTCACCGGCGAGGAGAACATCTACCTCAATGCCTATCTTATGGGCCTGTCGAAGGCTGAAATAGATGCCAAGAAAGAGGAGATCGTTGATTTCTCGGAGCTCAGCGATTTTATGAGGAGGCCGGTCAAGACCTACTCGTCAGGAATGTACATGAGACTTGCCTTCTCGATAGCGACCTGCGTTGACCCGGATATCCTCATTGTAGATGAGGCCCTGTCCGTGGGTGATCAAAGCTTTCAGAAAAAGTGTATTGATCGGATGATGGAATTCAAGAAACAGGGAAAGACAATTCTTTTCTGCAGCCACGCCATGTATCTTGTCCAGGAACTCTGCAGCAAATCTCTGTGGCTCCATCACGGGAAGATCGCGGAGATCGGCAAGACCGCCAAGGTTATCAATGCCTATAATGACTGGATGAGGGAGAAGGATGCAGGAATGACGAGCGCCAAGAGGGAAATTCCGGGCCAGGAGCTGAAGCAGCCGGAACAAAAAACGGTGTGGCTCGAATCCGTTGATCTCACTGACGGAGATGGCCGCGAGGTTGATGTCATCAAGACGGGTCAGGAGATCTGTCTGCGAATGGTTATCGGTGTTGCGGATGGCCATTCACCCAACAGGGGATATGTGGGATTCGGCCTTAACCGCAATGATGAGGAGCCGATATTCGGAGCCACAACAAAGATCGACGGATACGAAGCAGTCACATTCCGCAACGGTCAGGAGGTCTGTCTGAGATTCCCATCCTTTTCACTCCTCTCAGGCCACTACTATTTCCTCGGCGTTCTCATGGATGATCATGCGCTTCACCTCTATGACATCAAGCGTACCAAGATGCTTCATGTCGAAAACTTCAAGGGTGAATTCGGAATTGTAACGATCGGGCATTCGTGGGAGTTTCCCAGGCTCGACCTTGCCGACAGCGACAGAAAATGAGGATCTGTTATCTCCTAGAATCAACGGAACTCTGCGGCGGCGTGAGAGTTGTCTTTGATCAGGCGAGGGCTCTCCAGAAGCTCGGGCATAGGGTGACGATAAGGGCATTACGAGGAGATCATCTCTGGTATCCTTATCCTGTCGACGTCGATTACGTCTCAGATCTTTCGGCTGAATTTGTTCGTCATGAGGAGAGGCAGGACATTGTTATTGCGACCTTCTGGACGACGGTAAAGCCGGCTCTTCGACTGAGCGGCAGGAAGAGATTCCATTTGTGCCAGGGGTATGAAGGCGACAACAGAGAATATGCCGACAGGAAAGATCTTATCGAGGATTCCTATAAGGTGCCGGTCCCCAAATTGACGGTGGGAGACTGGCTTTCAAAGCGTCTCATTGATCTCTTCGGTTCCGGCGGATTTGCGGTTCATACGATAGGCCAGATCGTTGATCTCGATCTCTATAGGCCCTTGCCCTTTTGGAAGCGATGGTTTTCAACGGAACGCTCTGGGGGAACCAGGGTCCTTGTCTCGGGACTGTTCGATGCGTCTGTCAAGGCGATTGGCGACGCGTTGCAGGCCGTAGCCCTTCTGAGAGAAAGTGGCATTGAGGTCAATCTCACAAGGGTATCCACCAGTGACACATTGACACGAGAGAATGAAATTACTGCTGTCGATGAATACCTTATCAGTGTGCCGCCGGCAAGAATGGCGGCCATCTATCAGGCAAGCGATCTGTTCATCGCTCCTTCCCTATCTCATGAAGGATTTGGCCTTCCCTTTGGAGAGGCCCTTGCCTGCGGAATACCTTCAGTCGCTACAGCAATACCTTCTCACATGAGTTTCGATATCGACCACGATTATGCATGTTTTGTACCCGAGGGAGATCCACCCTCAATTGCAGATGCTGCGCTGAATATCATGAAGGACAGGGACCTCAGAACACGGCTCAGAAAGAGGGGAATTGAGGTCGTGAGGAACAAATTCAGAAGCGATATGGTTGCTGCCAGACTGGAATCGGTTTTTTCTGAAGCATTGAAGTCATGAACCTTCCAGAACTGCATACATGGAGATACTACTTTCTCGATCTTCCGATATTTTCATGCGGTTTTAGGTCCGAAAGCCTTAAGAAAAGGCTGTACCGGATGTTCGAACCCGAAAAGGAGTTTATGAAGAAAGGCTATCTCACGCTCTGCAAGTACACGGGAGGGACTGCAAGTGAACAGGAGACAGAGTCATTTCTTGAGAGAACGTTCTGGGTAAAGGTCATACGAGAAAGCGACGCCTATACGTCACTCCGGATGTCGGGGAAAAAGATCGACAGATATTTCCGCGTCGAGGGGATCGAGAACCTGAAGTCCGTGATCGGCGACAAGCGTCCGGCCATCATCCTGACGGGCCATTTCGGGAGCTTCTTTATCCCTGCTATTGCCTTCACCCATCTCGGATACGATGTCTACCCGATCGCAAGGACCGTTGACACCTCACCTGCGACACCGCTGCCGACACAGTACTATCTGAAGCTCAATTATTGGTTATCGGAAATGAGATTTTCATCACGGTATATCTATACAAATTTTTCGGGTAAGATTGATAGGGAAGTCGTATCCATCGGCAGGAGGGGCGGGATCTTCTGGGCCGCAATAGATCTGCCGAGGAGATTGTATCACTACAAGCGTTTGCCTGTAACGTTTTTTGGCAGGCAATCGTCCCTTCCCGGAGGGATAATACCTTGGGGCATAAAAAGGGGCGCAGTCTTTCTGACCGCATGGAACAGCATCGAGGGTATCGATTCCGGGAACTTTTACCGTCTCCTGACGATCGACGGGATGATCCCCGAAGGCCTTGATACCGGGGAGATCCTCCAGATCTACTCGGACAGACTGGCAGAGAGGGTGAGCATGCAACCATGGGAATGGTTGCCCATACAGGTCATCGACCAATTTGACGAGAGTGAGGGCAGGAATGGATAAGAGGGTGACCGTTCTTACGATCGTGCCGCCGATGTACCGGTTGTATCCTGAATTTCAGCTCTGTCTGAAGATGTTCAGAGAGGCCCTCCCCGAGGGGTCCTCGCTGGTGGAACAGGAAGGCGATGACGGCATGTTACGGGTTAAGATACTCGAACACCTTGTCGACGCAGCACCCTATGTCCTGATCGTAAAAGAACCTGCAGTTATCATGGGAAAGGGGACGGTCGAAGAGCTGCTGAGGGTGATGGAGGAGAATCAGAACATATGTTGTGTCCTTCCTTCCGATGTTCTGGGGTACCGGGGGGGGAAGGCGACTCCCTATTATACCCTCAGGGGATTTGAGAGGTTTACCGAGTCTCTCCGTGACCCCGGAGTTTCCCACATGCCCTATGACGGAAGGCCGTCATGGATGTTCCTTGCGCGACGCGAAGCGCTCAGCAGGATGGCGATTCCTGCAGACCCCCTCAATATCCCCCGTCTCTTGCCGGCTGACGAGGTCTGTATCTCTCTCAATGCCTATATCCATCCCTTCATCGATTATGACCTGGCTACTGCGCGGGCTGAAATCCTGCCTCTTGTCCCGGAGAATATCACATCCCTCCTTGATATCGGATGTCATACCGGAAAGTTTGGCGCCCTTGCCAGGGAGAAGTTCGGCTGCCGTGTGGTGGGGAGCGAGATAAATCCCCAGGCGGCGGAGATTGCGAAGAGGAACCTTGACGGTGTGATAGGCGACATTCTGACGACAGCGTTCGCCGAGAAGTTTGACTGTGTTACCTGCCTTGACGTGCTTGAGCATGTCCGAGAAACCGGATTATTTCTAAGGAAGGTGAGGGATCTTCTCAATGAGAACGGGTATCTCCTGTTAAGCGTGCCGAACGTTGGACACTGGTCTATCGTCGAAGACCTCCTCGCCGGCAGGTGGGATTATATTCCTGCCGGTACCCTCTGTA of Thermodesulfovibrionales bacterium contains these proteins:
- a CDS encoding glycosyltransferase family 2 protein, which produces MKELTILMPCLNEAETIGMCIKRAEKLLEENRLEGEILVSDNGSSDSSREIALSLGARVIQCATKGYGAALQFGIENAEGDFVLMGDSDDSYHFDEGMPMIERLRNGYDVCMGTRLKGRIMPKAMPDLNRYIGNPLLTFIGRLFFDISLSDFHCGMRAFRRDKILSLNIVTTGMEWASEMIIKASLAGLRMTEVPITLYKDGRARRPHLRRWRDGWRHLRFMLLHSPKWLFFVPGFILFFMGLLGEAVLTQGTLHIGRAELDVHSLLVMAFVLLAGAQMVFTGIFAKLYSFISGILPYDERFDRLVRRLTLERLLVASTATGVLGTAGFLYTLWEWYNSGFSGLDYRTTMRHLVPSLTMVALSVQGIYNGFMLSVLFLKTKGTRQTLPEENEFPDRLG
- a CDS encoding glycosyltransferase family 4 protein gives rise to the protein MRICYLLESTELCGGVRVVFDQARALQKLGHRVTIRALRGDHLWYPYPVDVDYVSDLSAEFVRHEERQDIVIATFWTTVKPALRLSGRKRFHLCQGYEGDNREYADRKDLIEDSYKVPVPKLTVGDWLSKRLIDLFGSGGFAVHTIGQIVDLDLYRPLPFWKRWFSTERSGGTRVLVSGLFDASVKAIGDALQAVALLRESGIEVNLTRVSTSDTLTRENEITAVDEYLISVPPARMAAIYQASDLFIAPSLSHEGFGLPFGEALACGIPSVATAIPSHMSFDIDHDYACFVPEGDPPSIADAALNIMKDRDLRTRLRKRGIEVVRNKFRSDMVAARLESVFSEALKS
- a CDS encoding ABC transporter ATP-binding protein, producing the protein MIALETRNLTKSYRIYQSPADRLKEIISRRPHHTVFEALDGISFTVLQGETLGIIGENGAGKSTLLKVLARTLKPTSGSLTVNGRTAALLELGAGFNPELTGEENIYLNAYLMGLSKAEIDAKKEEIVDFSELSDFMRRPVKTYSSGMYMRLAFSIATCVDPDILIVDEALSVGDQSFQKKCIDRMMEFKKQGKTILFCSHAMYLVQELCSKSLWLHHGKIAEIGKTAKVINAYNDWMREKDAGMTSAKREIPGQELKQPEQKTVWLESVDLTDGDGREVDVIKTGQEICLRMVIGVADGHSPNRGYVGFGLNRNDEEPIFGATTKIDGYEAVTFRNGQEVCLRFPSFSLLSGHYYFLGVLMDDHALHLYDIKRTKMLHVENFKGEFGIVTIGHSWEFPRLDLADSDRK
- a CDS encoding PIG-L family deacetylase is translated as MDSHFPECNNLLILAPHPDDEALGCSGTIMLLNRKGASSTVVFLTDGERLNGEPSATVGEKRREEGRRASKMLGCEEPVFLGFPDGEVGSHADGISRELSGLIAEKEPDIILAPSPLDFHQDHIAASKIALGLLEGRSGFKLAFYEVYSTVRFTHLIDIVSVVAEKEKAILNYHTSLYNKPELYVHAIFGLNAQRSIFTQSRGYYEAFWLIEKPLRKEE
- a CDS encoding class I SAM-dependent methyltransferase produces the protein MDKRVTVLTIVPPMYRLYPEFQLCLKMFREALPEGSSLVEQEGDDGMLRVKILEHLVDAAPYVLIVKEPAVIMGKGTVEELLRVMEENQNICCVLPSDVLGYRGGKATPYYTLRGFERFTESLRDPGVSHMPYDGRPSWMFLARREALSRMAIPADPLNIPRLLPADEVCISLNAYIHPFIDYDLATARAEILPLVPENITSLLDIGCHTGKFGALAREKFGCRVVGSEINPQAAEIAKRNLDGVIGDILTTAFAEKFDCVTCLDVLEHVRETGLFLRKVRDLLNENGYLLLSVPNVGHWSIVEDLLAGRWDYIPAGTLCITHLRFFTKKTIEAALRDAGFEILSVKEEPVPPPSPVADAIALLERSGTDIDGKSLFTLSYYILARKRED
- a CDS encoding class I SAM-dependent methyltransferase → MSSPIASDKKGPVRTFLIRLHQLLSHNRRVDILAQRIHALINEKFGDSREIRCLDVGCGDMKISQGINRLNARTLWHCIDLYDLPPDLEESREWMRYQKYDGERIPFGDKSIDVVFFCDVLHHVKGDIPSLLKEASRVGSAILIKDHFEQSLYSRRVLQAMDFFGNWSYGVALPEHYFTRETFDELYRSCGLTLRKIETRIDLYNHLPIIRYLLKPEWHFIALLES
- a CDS encoding ABC transporter permease yields the protein MFARFSKEILRSPVEIIRNLYTYRHILSQMVIREIKGRFVGSVGGLFWHFIHPVVMMVIYLFVFVYIFKLRVGTGGGAGASAIYLLAGLFPWIILAEGLLRGTSSLIENANLIQKTSFPTEILTTKAVLAPLLSYGIAIILLMAYKSITSGFYTIFLVLPLILLLQVFFTLGISFISATMTVFFRDVMQLVQLGISFWIYVTPILYPVSMLPPWAQQAMYINPLYPFMSVYQSLLLQGTTGASHMFLLSSAWALIFFIFGSFIFGKLKNEFADWL
- a CDS encoding DUF2142 domain-containing protein, with translation MLTSETGLSHTMLKKTCLSLTPEKVFLLLGITYGILFLFVVPPFVVPDEPNHFYRAYQMSEGRFVAEKRLPAVLNPDQRAERQRDAREMRSLFMKAEVEAVMKKFYSLKDIGGIGGLLPESLLSTTNAFLRLLHPQNTQDPRDMLLLLTLPLDKNKRTFLHFPNTAVYSPVPYLPQAFGIAIGRISGLSPLALMYLGRISNFLAWLLLMYLSIKCMPIGKWALFLLSLSPVTLCEATSLSADGFTVGIAFLTTSLFVRTAFDGSETRAKVSLIFAASLVLALSKQAYFLMPLLFLLIPLEKIGSWKRYLVTFLLLIILSFSVVMIWTWKADIHEDIYTIYGFLLPDLSAKKQMSFILKQPLEYCRILSKTFMQNGGTYMKSFIGSESELLAVCYFVMLLLAMRSEASERIVISLKQRIVIFAVLCLNVLVVVTLAYIGWTSVGNETISGVQGRYFIPLSPLLAILLYRRKGFFPVNRTLLGLTAAVFSACSLSLTLYAVLKRFYV